The following are encoded together in the Oncorhynchus nerka isolate Pitt River linkage group LG25, Oner_Uvic_2.0, whole genome shotgun sequence genome:
- the LOC115126462 gene encoding cyclic nucleotide-gated cation channel alpha-3-like encodes MAKICTDQSYPATTRQRPSLCTPNDNLDSIENGTPRSEVATERLRANELLPPKRSECEDTSSEIQGSASVLTIRHTESHRDSFTGSGALARMHREVERPDSFLERFRTPELKEASGRESNPRSLGYPDRVRKRNQVSQWPLAMYNMNNCNNTDDKKDDKKDEIKKEEKKQEEQEDEKKEEEKEEEPKKEEPKKEEPKKEEKKKEEPPKEIWIMDPSADKYYTWLTIIAAPCFYNLMMLVTRACFNELQNTYTMLWIVLDYTSDFVYYADTFVRSRTGYLEQGLLVKDKQKLLDKYKQTEQFKWDVISMIPTDLLFLKVGMNNPELRLNRLAKMNRLFEYFDRTETRTSFPNVFRISNLVLYILIIIHWNACIFFAISKTIGFGSDTWVYPNISHPEHGRLSRKYIYCLYWSTLTLTTIGETPPPVRDFEYLFVVADFLIGVLIFATIVGNVGAMISNMNKNRADFQAKIDSIKQYMQFRKVSKDLEARVIKWFDYLWTEKKTCDEKEVLKNLPDKLKAEIAIDVHLDTLKKVKIFQECEAGLLIELVMKLQPQVFSPGDYICKKGDIGREMYIIKEGKLAVVAEDGVTQWCVLSDGAYFGDISILGIKGSKAGNRRTANIRSVGYSDLFALSKDDLMEALTEYPEAKKILEEKGKATLMKDNMIDEEIANAGADPKDMEEKILRLESNMEIMTSKLAKIMAEFTSGQGKIKQRITDMESTVKSVRPEDISEVVADK; translated from the exons ATGGCAAAGATCTGCACAGACCAGTCCTACCCGGCAACGACCCGGCAACGGCCATCTCTCTGCACGCCAAATGACAATCTGGACTCCATTGAGAACGGAACCCCAAGGTCAGAGGTCGCTACAGAACGCTTGAGAGCCAATGAGCTTCTGCCTCCTAAAAG GTCAGAGTGCGAGGACACCTCGTCAGAGATTCAGGGTTCTGCCTCCGTGTTAACCATCAGACACACAGAGTCTCACAGAGATTCCTTTACAGGGTCAGGAGCCCTGGCCAG GATGCACCGCGAGGTGGAGAGACCGGACTCCTTCCTGGAGCGCTTCAGGACCCCTGAGCTCAAAGAGGCCTCCGGCAGAGAGAGCAACCCACGGTCACTGGGATACCCCGACAGAGTCCGCAAGAGGAA CCAAGTCAGTCAATGGCCGCTGGCTATGTACAATATGAACAACTGCAACAACACAGATGA CAAAAAAGATGACAAGAAGGACGAAATAAAGAAAGAGGAAAAAAAACAGGAAGAGCAAGAAGatgagaagaaagaggaggagaaagaggaggagcctaagaaggaggagcctaagaaggaggagcctaagaaggaggagaagaagaaggaggagccTCC GAAAGAGATTTGGATCATGGACCCATCAGCAGACAAATACTACACATGGCTCACCATCATAGCAGCACCATGTTTCTACAACCTGATGATGCTAGTGACCCG GGCATGTTTTAACGAACTCcagaacacatacacaatgctgTGGATTGTCCTGGACTACACCTCAGACTTCGTCTACTACGCAGACACATTCGTCAGGTCTAGAACAG GTTATTTGGAACAGGGGCTGCTTGTGAAAGACAAACAAAAGCTTCTAGACAAATACAAACAAACGGAACAGTTCAAATGGGACGTAATTTCAATGATACCCACAGACCTGCTTTTTCTGAAAGTGGGCATGAACAACCCCGAGCTCAGACTAAACCGGCTTGCAAAGATGAACCGCCTCTTTGAGTACTTTGACCGCACAGAAACCAGAACCAGCTTCCCCAACGTTTTCCGAATCAGCAACCTGGTACTTTACATCCTGATCATCATCCACTGGAACGCCTGCATCTTCTTCGCCATCTCCAAGACCATCGGGTTCGGGTCCGACACCTGGGTGTACCCAAACATCAGTCACCCTGAGCACGGCCGCCTTTCCAGGAagtacatctactgtctctattggtcgaccctgaccctgaccaccATCGGAGAAACCCCGCCCCCCGTCAGGGACTTTGAGTACCTCTTCGTGGTCGCCGACTTCCTCATCGGCGTGCTGATTTTCGCCACCATTGTCGGTAATGTCGGCGCCATGATCTCCAACATGAACAAAAACCGTGCAGACTTCCAGGCTAAGATCGACTCCATCAAGCAATACATGCAGTTCCGTAAGGTCTCCAAGGATCTGGAGGCCAGGGTCATCAAGTGGTTTGACTACCTCTGGACGGAGAAGAAGACCTGCGATGAGAAGGAGGTGCTGAAGAACCTGCCGGACAAGCTGAAGGCCGAGATTGCCATCGACGTCCATCTGGATACCCTGAAGAAAGTGAAAATCTTCCAGGAATGCGAGGCTGGGCTGCTTATTGAGTTGGTGATGAAGCTGCAGCCTCAGGTGTTCTCCCCAGGAGATTACATCTGTAAGAAGGGAGACATTGGCAGAGAGATGTACATCATTAAGGAAGGGAAGCTAGCTGTGGTTGCGGAAGACGGGGTGACACAGTGGTGTGTGCTCAGCGACGGAGCGTACTTTGGAGATATCAGTATCCTAGGCATCAAGGGTTCCAAAGCTGGTAACAGGAGAACGGCCAATATCAGGAGCGTGGGTTACTCTGACCTCTTCGCTCTGTCGAAAGATGATCTCATGGAGGCTCTCACCGAGTATCCCGAAGCCAAGAAGATCCTGGAAGAGAAGGGAAAGGCTACGCTGATGAAGGACAACATGATCGATGAGGAAATCGCTAATGCAGGTGCCGACCCCAAGGACATGGAGGAGAAGATCCTCAGGCTGGAGAGTAATATGGAAATCATGACGTCCAAGTTGGCCAAGATCATGGCTGAGTTCACATCCGGCCAGGGCAAGATTAAACAGAGGATCACCGACATGGAGTCAACAGTCAAGTCGGTCCGGCCCGAGGACATATCTGAGGTGGTGGCCGACAAGTAG